The stretch of DNA TGCCATGACCACCCGGGTCGAACAGGTCGCCGCCTTCGAACGGCTGAGCGTGGGGGGCAATTACGACGTCATCGTCACCACCGGCAACGAACCCGGCGTGACGATCGAGGGGCCCGAAAACATCCTCGATGACATGATCGTCGAGGTAGAGGGCGACCTTCTGCGCATTCGCCAGGAGCGTTCTTCGTGGAACTGGCGCGGCAACGACGACGTCGACATCGCGATCCGCGTGCCGATGCTGAAAGAAGTTGCTGCCTCGGGTGCGAGCGATATCCAGATCGATCGGATCGAGACCGAACGCTTTTCGGGCGAGCTGTCGGGCGCGGGCGAGATCGATATCGCCGATGTCACGACCGACGATCTGCTCCTCGCCCTTTCGGGAGCCGGCGAGCTCAATGCTCGCGGAACGACCCGCAATCTTCGCGTCGGCATGTCGGGCGCGGGCGAGTTCAACGGCGCCGAGCTGACTGCCGAGAATGCGGACCTGCGCGCCAGCGGCGCCGGCTCGATCCGCGCCAACGTGACCGGCAAGGCAACCGGCGGCGTGTCGGGCGCGGGCGACGTCACCATCACCGGCGGCGCGGACTGCGACATCGGTACCTCGGGCGCCGGCAGCGTCGAATGCAGCTGAGATAGCATCGAGCATGGTCGGAACGAGTGAGCAGCCGGACGGACGCGAACCCGCGCGTGATGCGGGGCCGCAGGATCACCGCACGGTCGAACGAGCCCCCTTCGAGAAGCTGATCGTCAGCGGTTCGATCGTCGTCGACGTCAAACAGGGCGATACGCAGCGGATCGAGGTCTCGGGACCCGCGACAATGCTCGATGACCTGCAGATCATCTCGATCGATGGACGCGCGATCATTGGCTGGCGCGAGGGCGCCGGTTGGTCGTACAATCCCGGGCACGGCGTCGATATCGCCATCACCCTGCCGCGCCTGGTCGAGATCGCCACAAGTCATGCTGCAACCGTGATCGTCGCCCAGATGGAGGCCGAGGACGTTCAAATCTTCGCAAATGACGCCGGCCGCGTGCACGTCGAAGATGTACGCGCGGGCTCGGCCAAGATCATCAAGTCGGGAAGCGGGAAGCTGGAAATCGGCGCGCTCGTCAGCCACCGCGACATCATGGTGAGCAAGGAGGGGGCGGGATCGCTCTCCATCGACGGGATCGAGGGGCCATCGCTGAGGGGCGTCATCGACGGCGCGGGTTCGTCGCGATTCTCAGGATCGGTCGGCGAAGGGCAACTCATCAAGAAGGGGGCCGGTCGGGCCGATCTGTCGAACCTCGCCGGAGCGATCCAGCACGGCTGATCGTCTTGTTTCTTCGTTAACCATATCGGCCGCATGAGGAGGGTCATGAGAATCATCGCCTCCCTCCTCGCCCTGTTTGCCTTCGTGTCGCCCGCGCAAGCGCAGATCTTCAGCCAGCCGATCGAACGCAACTATTCGGTCACCAGCTACGATCGCGTCCGGGTCGAGGGCGGGCTGTCGGTCACGATGGTCACGGGCGTCTCGCCCTTCGCCCGTGCCAAGGGCAGGGCCGCCGACATGGACGGGCTGACCATCGATCTGAATGGCCGCACGCTGGTGATCCGCCAATCGGTGAACAATCGCCGCCGCAGCGAGGCCCCCGGTCCCGTTACGATCGAAGTGGGGACGCCGCGTCTCAGCCAGGCCTGGGTCAACGGATCGGGCACGCTCGACATCGACCGGGTCGAGGGGCTCGAATTCGATGCGTCGGTCAATGGTGCCGGACGACTGCGGATCGGGGCGCTGGAGGCGGACAATTTCGAGCTTCTGCTCAACGGCGCGGCCAGTGCCGAGATCGCCGGGCGGGTGGAAAGCGGCACCGTCGTGGTTCGCGGCGTCTCGTCGTTGCGCGGCGCGGGGCTCGATATCGAACAACTGACGCTGGGCGTCGATGGACCGGGCTATGTCGAACTGGGTGTGGCCGAAACCGCCGAGATCGACAGCATCGGCGCGGGCACGATCGCGCTGGACGGGGCTCCGGCCTGCGTCACGCGCCTGTCGGGTCCGACCGTCCTGACCGGCTGCGCGCCCGGTCGCTGACTTCGGTCAGACCAGACCCAGCCCCGCCAGCTTGCCGTAAAGGCGCGGGGGCAGGTCGCCGATCCCCGAACCGTCGTCCTCGGTTCCCGGTGCGTCCTTCGCCTCGAGGTAACGCCATCCTTGGTGCGCGCGCTTGGGAAAGGCGGCACAGCCCTCGAGTTTTGCGGCGATGATGATGTCCCATCGGCCGTCCGATCGTTCCTCGAACCGCAGCACCTTGGACCGCGCGACGATACGGTGCTTGACGATCCAGTGCAGCCGTCCGCCGTTCGCCACTTCGGCATGGCGCACGGGGCGACGCTTGGTCACGATCCGCACCTCGCCCCCGCGTGCGCGGCCCGCCAGCCGCTTTTCCAGCGTCGGCAGCGTCTTCACGCCATAGGCGACTTTGGTGAGGTGCACGCAATCGGTCACGCGGCCAAAATGGCGCGCGGCGCCAAGGCTTTCAACCGCTTAGAGCAGGACCGCGCTCGCCAGGCCCAGAAACGCGAGAAAGCCGATCGTATCGGTCACCGTCGTCACGAAGACGCTCGACGCCACCGCGGGATCGGCGCCTAGTCGGTCGAGCGCGACGGGCACCAGCACACCCGCAAGCCCCGCGACGATGATGTTGAACAGGATCGCCACCGCGATCACCGCTCCCATCATCGGGTCGAGGATCAGTCCGACGCCGATGCCGAGAATGAACGCGATCGTCAGCCCGTTGAGCAAGGCGACGAGGAATTCGCGCCGGATCGCCCGGGCCCGGTTCGATCCGGTCAGCTGGTTGGTCGCCAACGCACGCACCGTGACCGCCAGCGCCTGCGTCCCCGCATTGCCACCCAGCGCCGCGACGATCGGCATCAGCGCGGCGAGGATCGCCAGCCGGGCGATCGTCCCTTCGAACTGCGCGATCACGAAGGTCGCGAGCAGTGCGGTACCGAGATTGGCGATCAGCCAGCGGACGCGGTCGCGATACGCCTCGGCCACCGGCTCGTTGATGTCGCCGTCGCCCGCGCCCGACAGGAGCAGCGCGTCCTCGCTCGCCTCTTCCTCGATGATGTGGACGATGTCGTCGACCGTCACCATCCCGACGAGCCGCCCGCCGCCGTCGACGACCGCGGCGGAGATCAGCGCGTATTTCTGGAAGCGCAGCGCCACCTCCTCCTGGTCCATGTCGACCGGGATCAGCGTCTGTTCTTCCTGCATGATGGCGGTGATCGGCACGTCGCGCTTGGTGCGCAGCAGCGTCGACAGCTTGGTTGTGCCGACGGGGCGATGCGCCGGTCCGACCACGAACACTTCCCAGAAATCGTCCGCCAGTTCGGTGTCGGATCGCATAAAATCGATGACCTGACCCACGTTCCAATGCTCGGGCACCGCGATAAGATCGCGCTGCATGATGCGCCCGGCGCTTTCCTCGGGATAGGACAGCGCTTCCTCGACCGCGGCGCGGTCGTCGGGCTCCATCGCGTCGAGGATCGCGCGCTGGTCGGGTTCGTCGAGATCCTCGAGCAGCGCGACCGCATCGTCGGTATCCATGTCGCCGGTCAGCTCGGCGGCCTGCCCCGGATCCATTTCCTCGACGACCAGCTCGCGGACATGCTCGTTCATCTCGGCATAGACGTCGGCGTCGAGGAGGTTGCCCAGCGCCCCGATCAGTGCGGAGCGATCTTCGGGCTCGGCCAGTTCGATGAGGTCGGCACGGTCGGCGGGATGCAGTTCGGCGACCAGCGCGCAGGCTTCTGCCAGCCGCCCCTCCCGAACGTCGTCGACGACCTCGCGGACGAAATCGGGGCGCAGCCGGTCCTCGGCATCGTGGACGAGGTCGTCGTCGAGCGTGTTGGTCTCGCTCATCATCCCGTCCCTCCCCTCGTCCCGGTCTCGAACCTGCCCCCCTATCGCCCTACGCGGCGGGTGGCGCAAGCGGCGCTGGCCCCCTATGCACGGCCGCGAACGAAACAACAGGAGGCTTTCATGGCTGACACCCTCACCCTCACACTTTCGACCGGCGGCGACGTCGTCATCAAACTGCTGCCCGACATCGCGCCCAAGCATGTCGAACGCATCACCAAGCTGGCGAAGGACGGATTCTACGACGGCGTGGTCTTCCACCGCGTCATCCCCGGCTTCATGGCGCAGGGGGGCGATCCGACCGGCAAGGGCACGGGCGGCAGCGACCTTCCCGACCTGCCCGCCGAGTTCAACGATCACCATCACGCCCGTGGTACCTGCTCGATGGCGCGTACCGCCGATCCGAACAGCGCGAACAGCCAGTTCTTCATCTGCTTCGGCGAGGCCGGATTCCTCGACAACCAGTACACCGTCTGGGGCGAGGTTCAGAGCGGCATGGAACATGTCGATGCCCTTCCGACGGGCGAACCGGTGCCCAACCCCGGCAAGATCGAGAAAGCGACGGTTTCCTAGGACCGTGACTCCGGTCACGCTCGTCACCGGAGCGAGCGCCGGGCTCGGCGCCGAGTTCGCGCGGCGCTATGCCGAACGCGGCGACAGGCTCGTGCTCGTGGCGCGTCGGCAGGACCGGATCGAGGAACTGGCCGCCGAACTGGGCAATGCCCGGTCGGTCGCGATGGACTTGAGCGAGCCCGGCGCCGCCGCCCGCCTTCTCGACGATATCCGCACGAACGGGGAGACGGTCGCGCGGTTGATCAACAATGCGGGGTTCGGCCTCGTCGGGCGTTTCGCAAAGCTCGACGGTACGCAGCAGCGGGCGATGGTCGATCTCAACTGCGGCGTGCTGACCGAGCTTGCGCATGGCGTCCTGCAACCGATGAAGGCCGCGCAGTCCGGCGAAATCCTCAACGTCGCCTCGGTCGCCGCCTTCCAGCCGGGTCCCGGGATGGCGGTCTATTTCGCGACTAAGGCCTATGTCCTGAGTTTTTCGGAAGCGCTCCACGAAGAGGTGCGCGAGAAGGGCGTGAAGGTCAGCTGCCTGTGTCCGGGTGCGACTCGGACTGAATTCGGCGAGGTCGCCGGGTTCGAGGCTTCAAAGGCGATGCAGAAAGCGATGGACACCGTCTCGCAGCAGGCCGCCGAAGTGGTCGATGCGGGGATCCGGGGTCTCGACGCCAACAAGGCCGTCGTCGTGCCCGGCGCCATCAACAAGATTTCCGCCAATTCCAGTCGGTTCCTGCCACGAGCGGCGATGCGGCGGATCACCAAACTGTTGAAGAAATAACGCCCGGGTATTTCGCGCTTGCACAAATCATGGTGCAGTGCGATAAAGGTTGCGTCGGGCCACTGGTCCGACATCCTCTCCTGACGGGGCCCGGTCGTTCATTCGGTCGGGCCCTATTTCTTTGCCCTCTTTATTTGGTGGGCAGCGACCCCAAGTGAACCTTGAAGGATCGTCCTGCATTGGGGGCGATGAGATCTTATCAGGAGTTTATCTTGGCCGACGCCGAAACCCAGACCAAAGCCGCCCGCGTCCAGGTTGCCAACCTGCCACCCGCCGATTCGGGCCGGGGCCTCGCCCGCCTTCCCGTATCCGTGATGGAGGCACTGGGCCTTTCCGATGGCGACGTGATCGCAGTGACGGGCAAGCGCATGACTCCCGCCCGCGCGATCCGCCCTTACAAGGACGACAAGGGCCTCGACATCGTGCGCCTCGACGGGCTTCAGCGCTCGAATGCGGGCGTGGGGTCGGGTGACTTCGTCAATGTCCAGAAGGCGCAGTCCAAGCCTGCCAAAAAGGTCACTTTCGCCCCCGCGCAGCAGAACGTGCGCCTCCAGGGCTCGACCGACGCGCTGAAGCGCAGCTTCTTCGGCGCGCCGATCCTCAAGGGCGATCTCGTCGCCACCGCGGGCCACCAGCGCGTAAACATGGATATGCCAGAGAATATCCGGCAGCTGCTGCAGGCACCCGCCTTCGCATTGCAGGAAATCCGCCTCAAGGTCGTCGCGACCAAGCCCGAAGGCATCGTCCATATCGATGCCGACACCGAGATCGACCTTGTTCCCGCGGGCGAAAAGGTCCGCGACGGCGAGCGGCCGGCGGTCACCTACGACGATCTCGGCGGGATGACGAATACCATCGACGCGCTGCGCGAGATGGTCGAGCTTCCCCTTCGTCACCCCGAACTGTTCCAGCGCCTTGGCGTCGACCCGCCGAAGGGCGTGTTGCTGCATGGCCCCCCCGGTACCGGAAAGACCATGCTGGCCCGCGCGGTCGCCAACGAGAGCGATGCCGAATTCTTCCACATCGCTGGGCCCGAAGTCATGGGCGCCGCCTATGGCGAATCCGAAAAGAAACTGCGCGAACTCTTCGAACAGGCCGCAAAGGCCGCGCCGAGCATCGTCTTCATCGACGAGATCGATTCGATCGCGCCCAAACGCGACGATGTGAAGGGCGAGGCGGAAAAGCGCCTCGTCGCCCAGCTGCTCACGCTGATGGACGGGTTGGAGCCGCGGGCGAACCTCGTGGTCATCGCCGCCACGAACCGGCCCGATGCCATCGATCCCGCTCTGCGCCGCCCCGGCCGCTTCGACCGCGAGATCGTCATCGGCGTGCCTGACGAGCGTGGGCGGCGCGAGATCTTCGGCATCCATACCCGTGGCATGCCGCTGGCAGAGGATGTCGATCTCGACCGCCTGTCGCGCCGCACCTACGGGTTCGTTGGCGCCGACATCGCCAGCCTGACGCGCGAAGCGGCGCTCGAAAGCGTTCGGCGGATCATGCCCAAACTCAACCTCGACGAGGACGTTATCCCCGACGAAATCCTCGAGACGCTGGCCGTCACCGCCGACGATTTCCGGGACGCGCTGAAGCGCGTGCAGCCGAGCGCGATGCGCGAAGTGATGGTGCAGATGCCCTCGATCGGATGGGACGACATCGGCGGCCTCGATGAATCGCGCGACAAGCTCAAGGAGGGCGTCGAGCTCCCCCTTAAGCATCCCGACGCCTTTCGCCGCCTCGGCATCCGTCCGGCGCGCGGCTTCCTGCTCTACGGACCGCCCGGAACCGGCAAGACCTTGCTGGCCAAGGCGACCGCGCGCGAATCCGAAGCCAATTTCATCGCCACCAAATCGAGTGACCTGCTCAGCAAGTGGTATGGCGAGAGCGAGCAGCAGATCGCGCGTCTGTTCAGCCGCGCGCGCCAGGTCGCCCCGACCGTCATCTTCATCGACGAACTCGACAGCCTCGTCCCCGCTCGCGGTCGCGGTGGCAGCGGCGAACCGGCGGTTACCGAGCGGGTGGTAAACACGATCCTGTCGGAAATGGACGGGCTCGAGGAGATGAACAACGTCGTCGTCATCGGCGCGACCAACCGGCCCAATCTTATCGATCCGGCGCTGCTGCGCCCTGGCCGCTTCGACGAACTGATCTACGTCGGTCCGCCGGCGCGCGAGGGACGGTTGCAGATCCTCAAGATCCATACCGAGAACATGCCGCTAGCCGACGATGTCGATCTGGAGGATCTGGCCAATCGGGCCAAGCGCTTCACCGGCGCGGATCTGGAAGACCTCACGCGCCGTGCGGGTCTCATCGCCATGCGTCGCGACATGGACCAGGCGCTGGTCACGAAGGAGGACTTCGACAATGCGCTTAAGGAGACGCGCCCCTCGGTCACGCAGAAGATGCTCGATCAGTACAAGAAGATTCGCGACAATCTGAAGCAGGATGCGCTGAAGCCCGAACCCACGATCGGCTTCATTTCGCCCGGAATGCTCGAGCCGCGGGACGGCCGCGATCCGGACGGCGAGGAAGAATGATCAGAGGCGCCGGCACCACAGCGCCATGACGATCAGGAGCGCGGTGGCGATGGCGAACGGAAGCCACGCCGCCGCGCCGTAGAGCAGGATGCCGATGGTCGGCGCCGCGACGAAGGCGAGGCCGTTGGCGCTGGTCACGATTCCCGCGACGCCGCCCTGTTCGTCGAGCCCGACCGCCAGGCTCGCCCCCGCGGTAAAACCGGGACGGGTGAAGCCAAACCCGATATTGGTAAGCGCGAACCCCAGCACGATGCCGTAGAGGCTACTCGCCACCATCGTTCCGAGGAGGCCGACCGCGGCAATCAGCGATCCCCAGACCATCAACGCGCGCGGAGCCAGCCGCAGGCGCGGGATCAGCCCCCATTGCGCCGCCAGCGTGGCCGCCGCCCCGGCCAGCATCACCAGCGCGATCTCCTGTTCCGCCCCCACCGGCTCCAGCCCCAGCCGGTCGATGGTGAAGAAGCCCATGATCGTGAGGATGCCCGCCATCGCATGGTTGGTCGCCACCCCGGCGGTGATCCAGCCGCGGATGCGCGGGTCGGACCAGCGCATCTTCGATCGCGGGTTGGTCGCCGCCCGGACGCTCGCCCCCGTGGGGGCGGTGGCGAGGCTGGGATAGCTCATGGCGGCGCCCTGCCCCCGTCGGGGTCCTCGGCGCGGGCCCAGATCGTTGGGGAGCATCGCCCACACAGCGATCATGACGACGGCACCGAACGCGGCGAAGACGAACAGCGGGCCGGACAGTCCGAGAAGAGGCAGCACGAACAACGGCGCCAACGCGGGCCCGACGATCGTCCCCAGCGAGAAACTCGACGACAGTCCGGCGATCGCATCGACCCGCGACCCGCGCCGCGTCCGGCTGGCGAGATAGGCCTGCGTCGCGCTCGGCGTCGCGCATCCGAAGATGCCGTAGAAGGCCCGCGCCAAGGCGAAGACCGCGAAGGTGAGATAGGCACCCATCCAGCCGTTCAGCCCGGCGAACAGCACGATCCCGCACAGCAGTGTCGACACCGTGAACCCAGCGCCGACCCCCAGCAGGATGAGCGGCTTTCGCCCCCGCGTATCGCTGAGGCTCGCCCAGCGCGGGGCGAAGAACACCCACATCGCTGCCGACACCGTAAAGGTCAGCGCGACCACGACGTCGGGAATCCCGATCGCGCGACCGATCGCGGGCATGACCGACTGAAGCGCCGTATTTCCCGCCGCCGCCACCAGCATGGCCGCGTACAGGAGAATGAACTGGCGGCTGGTCAGGGCGCTACCCGCCACCTTGCCGAACGGGGTCGCCGCGTTCACTCGCCTCCGCCCAGAGGCAGGTTCAGGCGCCGGCTGACGGTATAGTCGAGCCAAGTGACGAGGAAGTTGGAGATGGCCCAGCGCGTCCGCGCCCAAAAGGTGTCCCGCTGCGCCTGAACCTCCGGCGTGATGGCCCGCGCATCGCGCCGTTCGTCCGCAATCCAGCCACGCATCTTCGTCGCCGCGTCCGCGTCCTCGATCCGGAGCATGACTTCCATGTTCACGAACAGGCTGCGGAAATCGAAGTTCGAGCTGCCGATATGCACGACGTCGTCGACGACCGCGAGCTTGGTGTGCATCTTCGTCTTTTCATATTCGTGGATCGTCACGCCCGCCGCCATCAACTGGTGATAGCTGTGCCGCGCCGCCGCGATGGTGGTCGTATTGTCGGACTTGGCCGGCACCAGCAGCTTCACCGTACCCCCGTCGCGCGACACGCGCTCGAGCCGCCGAAGAAAGGCGCCCGAAGGCGAGAAATAAGCCATCACCAGCTCGACGTGCCTCGCATCCCAGAAATCGCGGATCAGGCCGCCCGGCCACGGCGTGTGGCGCGGCCACGGCGCCGAAAACTGCCATTGGAGCGGACCGCGCGTGGTACTGTGCCGCGCCACGATGTCCGACAGGCGGCGCAGGTGCGCCTTGTTCGTCTTCATCCAGCCGAGAACGTCCTCGAAATAGTCGGCCAGCGGGCGCGTGGCGTCGCCCTCGATGCTCAACCACAGATCGCGCCAGGCGGTATCGTGATCGCCGAGATAATCGTCGCACAGGTTCGCGCCGCCGATGATTGCGCGCTCGCCGTCGGCGATGAAGATCTTCTGGTGGTTGCGAATGAGGTAGCGGCGTCCGAACCGCGCGTTGAAGACCAACGTGGTCCCACCCGCCGCGCGGATCGGTGCGAAAAACGCGTCCTCGTCTTCCAGATCGCGCAGGCCAAAGCCGTCGATCACCAGCCGCACGCGCACCCCCCGCTCCGCCGCCCGGGCCAGCGCATCGCGAATGGCCGTGCCGCTGGCATCGTCGGCCAGATCGTAGAACAGCAGGTCAAGCGTGGTCTGCGCCCGGTCGATCCAATCGAGAATAAGGGCCTTTCGCGCGTCGCCGGACGCGTAGAGCGCCATCTCGTTTGCGTCGACGGTGAAGGTCAGATCGGGCGCCATGCGCCGTTTCATGGGGCGCGATCCGCCCTTTCGCAAGCGTGACGACATTTGACTCGGGCGTGTGTCATCCCTACATCGCGCGTTCACGGATTTTCCCGAATTGCAAGACAAGGACCGACCGCATGGCGCGTGTGACCGTCGAAGATTGCGTCGACAAGATCGACAACCGTTTTGACCTCGTTCTGCTGGCCGCCGAGCGGGCGCGCCAGATTTCGGGCGGCGCCGACCTGACGGTCGATCGCGACCGCGACAAGAACCCGGTCGTCGCGCTGCGCGAGATCGCCGAAACGACGGTCAAGCCCAAGCATCTGGAAGAAAGCCTCGTGTCGAGCCACCAGAAGGTGCAGGTCGACGACGAGGACGAGATCGACGAAATGTCGAGCCTCAACGACCAGGCGGAGGCGCTGCGCCTGACGGCATCGGCCCCGCCGCGTCCCAATCCGAGTACCGCCGACTAGGCGCTTGCGGATCGGTTAGAACAACAGGAGAGGCGGCCCGCGCGGGTCGCCGTTTTTGTTGCCGAGGCCGCCTAGAGCTTGATCCGGTCGGTGCGGCGAATGCTCGCGCCCGTCTTGGTGTCGAGCCACATGAGATCGCAGAGACCCAGTTCGCGTCCGTCCGACGACAGGACCGCGACCGTGCGCACCGGATTCCCGTCGCGCGTATCGGCCAACTGAATCTGGCTGCAGCCATGTCCCCACCGTTCGCCCCATTGCCGCAACGCCACCACCACCGGAAGCAGCTCTTCGCCCTTCTTCGTCAGCTGGTAGACCACCTTGCGTCCGTCCTTGGGATCGGGTTTGCGATTGAGGATGTCGCCCGCGACAAGTTTGCTCAATCGATCCGACAGGATGTTGCGGGCGATGCCGAGGCCCGCCTGGAACTGCTCGAAATGCGACAGACCGTTCAGCGCACTACGAAGAATCAGAAACGCCCATTTCTCCCCGATCAACTCGATCGCGGGCGGCAACGGGCATTGCAGTGCCGCTGCCTTAAAGGCTTCGATGTCCGGCGTGACCCCACTCACTCTACTTCTCCCGACAACTTCAATACGCGAAACCGTCGCCGCTACGGAACCCGTGCGACTTGTGGGCTAAAGGATCGCCATACCTCTGTCATGGGTTAATTGACAGATGCGAGCGGGAACCGCCCCTATCGGTTCGGTTTCCATCCGCAATCGATCGGCGGGCCGGGTCGACCGCGCCTCCCACCGCAACGCGCCCCACCCGGGACTTTATTCGCACTTGCAATAAGACCCCTAACACCCTCATTTATCGAGGGTGTTGAGACAATATGAACTGGTCGAGCGGGTTCGCTCCTACGATCCGGACGCCGACGAGGCGCTGATCAACCGTGCCTATGTCTTTTCCATGAAGGCGCACGGGGCGCAGTTGCGCGCCTCGGGGGACCCCTATTTCTCGCACCCCATCGAGGTCGCGGGCATCCTTACCGACATGAAACTGGACGACGAGACCATCGTCACCGCGATCCTCCACGACACGATCGAGGATACCGTCGCCACGCCCGAGCAGATCGAGAATCTGTTCGGGACAGAGGTCGCGCGGCTGGTCGACGGCGTCACCAAGCTGTCCAAGGTCGAGGCGATGAGCGAGAGCGAGCGCGCCGCCGAAAATCTGCGCAAGTTCCTGCTCGCGCTGTCGGGCGATATCCGCGTGCTGCTCGTCAAGCTGGCGGACCGGCTTCACAATATGCGCACCCTCCATCACATTCCGAAGGAGGAGAAGCGCCGCCGGATCGCGCGCGAGACGATGGACATCTACGCGCCGCTCGCCGAACGGGTAGGCCTCTACGAGATGATGAAGGAGATGCAGACGCTCGCTTTTAAGCATCTCGAACCCGACGCCTACAAGTCGATCATCCGCCGCCTTCGCCAATTGAACGAGCAGGGCGGCGACGTCATCAGCCGCATCGGGCTCAACCTCGAGCTGCACCTGTCCGACCACGGCCTCGACGCCGAGGTCGCGGGGCGCGAGAAGCATCCCTATTCGATCTGGCGCAAGATGGCCGAACGGCACATCAGTTTCGAACAATTGTCCGACGTCATGGCTTTCCGCGTCATCGTCGAGAACGTCGACGACGTCTATCGCGCATTGGGGCTGATCCATCAGCGCTGGCCGATGGTGCCGGGCCGATACAAGGACTTCATTTCCACCCCCAAGCGCAACGGCTACCAGTCGCTTCACACCAGCGTCATCCACGATTCCAACATGCGGATCGAGGTGCAGATCCGCACCAAGGACATGCACGAACTGGCCGAGCGCGGGCTTGCGGCGCACTGGGCGTACAAGACCGGCGAACGGGCGATCGGCCCCGGGCCCGACATACGCACGCCGTGGATCGAGGATCTCGTCGAGATTCTCGAGCACGCCGACGGGCCGGAGGAGCTTCTCGAACATACGCGCATGGCGATGTATCAGGACCGGATCTTCGCCTTCACTCCGAAGGGCGAGCTGATCCAGCTGCCCAAGGGGGCGACCCCCGTCGACTTCGCTTACGCCGTCCATACCGACCTCGGCGACCAGACGGTGGGCGCGAAGGTCAACGGCCGCGTCGTTCCGCTACGAACCCTGCTCGACAACGGCGACCAGGTCGAAATCCTCGCCAGCGACGCGCAGCAGCCCCAGCCGTCTTGGCTGCGCTTCGTCGCGACCGGCAAGGCACGTGCCGCGATCCGCCGCTTCGTCCGTCTCAAGGAGCGCGACGAGACCATCGAACTGGGCACCAAGATCTTCGCCGAGATCCTCGAACGGCTTCCCAACGCGCCCCGCCGCGGTGCCACCCGCCGTGCCGCCAAGCGGTTGGGGATGGAGGACGAGGCCGAACTGATGGAAGCGATTGCCAAGAAGCGCATCTCCGACGCCGCGGTGATGGAGGCGCTCGTCCCGGGCTCGACCGCGGGCATGGACGACGACAAGCGCTCGCGCCCGCCCGAACAGCGCAGCGCCATCTCGATCAAGGGGCTGACCCCCGGCGTCGCCTTCGAACTGGCCGAATGCTGCCATCCCATCCCCGGCGACCGCATCGTCGGCGTCCGGCGCGAGGATGACATGATCGTCGTTCATACCATCGGCTGCGATACGTTGCTTGCCAGCGACGATGCCGACTGGCTGGACCTCGCATGGGGCGACC from Sphingomicrobium sp. XHP0239 encodes:
- a CDS encoding head GIN domain-containing protein, with amino-acid sequence MMIKLPLLAAALLPGAITSCVGTSGEDGGAMTTRVEQVAAFERLSVGGNYDVIVTTGNEPGVTIEGPENILDDMIVEVEGDLLRIRQERSSWNWRGNDDVDIAIRVPMLKEVAASGASDIQIDRIETERFSGELSGAGEIDIADVTTDDLLLALSGAGELNARGTTRNLRVGMSGAGEFNGAELTAENADLRASGAGSIRANVTGKATGGVSGAGDVTITGGADCDIGTSGAGSVECS
- a CDS encoding GIN domain-containing protein, producing MVGTSEQPDGREPARDAGPQDHRTVERAPFEKLIVSGSIVVDVKQGDTQRIEVSGPATMLDDLQIISIDGRAIIGWREGAGWSYNPGHGVDIAITLPRLVEIATSHAATVIVAQMEAEDVQIFANDAGRVHVEDVRAGSAKIIKSGSGKLEIGALVSHRDIMVSKEGAGSLSIDGIEGPSLRGVIDGAGSSRFSGSVGEGQLIKKGAGRADLSNLAGAIQHG
- a CDS encoding GIN domain-containing protein, giving the protein MRIIASLLALFAFVSPAQAQIFSQPIERNYSVTSYDRVRVEGGLSVTMVTGVSPFARAKGRAADMDGLTIDLNGRTLVIRQSVNNRRRSEAPGPVTIEVGTPRLSQAWVNGSGTLDIDRVEGLEFDASVNGAGRLRIGALEADNFELLLNGAASAEIAGRVESGTVVVRGVSSLRGAGLDIEQLTLGVDGPGYVELGVAETAEIDSIGAGTIALDGAPACVTRLSGPTVLTGCAPGR
- a CDS encoding DUF1489 family protein, which codes for MHLTKVAYGVKTLPTLEKRLAGRARGGEVRIVTKRRPVRHAEVANGGRLHWIVKHRIVARSKVLRFEERSDGRWDIIIAAKLEGCAAFPKRAHQGWRYLEAKDAPGTEDDGSGIGDLPPRLYGKLAGLGLV
- the mgtE gene encoding magnesium transporter, whose product is MSETNTLDDDLVHDAEDRLRPDFVREVVDDVREGRLAEACALVAELHPADRADLIELAEPEDRSALIGALGNLLDADVYAEMNEHVRELVVEEMDPGQAAELTGDMDTDDAVALLEDLDEPDQRAILDAMEPDDRAAVEEALSYPEESAGRIMQRDLIAVPEHWNVGQVIDFMRSDTELADDFWEVFVVGPAHRPVGTTKLSTLLRTKRDVPITAIMQEEQTLIPVDMDQEEVALRFQKYALISAAVVDGGGRLVGMVTVDDIVHIIEEEASEDALLLSGAGDGDINEPVAEAYRDRVRWLIANLGTALLATFVIAQFEGTIARLAILAALMPIVAALGGNAGTQALAVTVRALATNQLTGSNRARAIRREFLVALLNGLTIAFILGIGVGLILDPMMGAVIAVAILFNIIVAGLAGVLVPVALDRLGADPAVASSVFVTTVTDTIGFLAFLGLASAVLL
- a CDS encoding peptidylprolyl isomerase, which translates into the protein MADTLTLTLSTGGDVVIKLLPDIAPKHVERITKLAKDGFYDGVVFHRVIPGFMAQGGDPTGKGTGGSDLPDLPAEFNDHHHARGTCSMARTADPNSANSQFFICFGEAGFLDNQYTVWGEVQSGMEHVDALPTGEPVPNPGKIEKATVS
- a CDS encoding SDR family NAD(P)-dependent oxidoreductase → MTPVTLVTGASAGLGAEFARRYAERGDRLVLVARRQDRIEELAAELGNARSVAMDLSEPGAAARLLDDIRTNGETVARLINNAGFGLVGRFAKLDGTQQRAMVDLNCGVLTELAHGVLQPMKAAQSGEILNVASVAAFQPGPGMAVYFATKAYVLSFSEALHEEVREKGVKVSCLCPGATRTEFGEVAGFEASKAMQKAMDTVSQQAAEVVDAGIRGLDANKAVVVPGAINKISANSSRFLPRAAMRRITKLLKK